From Blattabacterium cuenoti:
TTCTAAATTATTTACACCTAATAATTGATTTCTTGGATTACATGGATTAAGTAATGGACCTAATGTATTAAAAATAGTTCTAAAACCTAATTCTTTTCTTTCGTCAGAAATAATATCTAAAACAGGATGAAATATCGGGGCATGTAAATAACAAAAACCTACTGTTTCTAATTGTTTTCTTAAATTTTCTTCTTTATTTGTAAATGTATATCCTAAATTTTTTAAAATATTAGAAGATCCTGTTTGAGAAGAAAAACCAAAACTTCCATGTTTAATTACTTTTTCTCCGGTACCAGCTACTATAAAACAAGCTATAGTTGAAATATTAAAAGTATTTTTTCCATCTCCACCTGTTCCTACTATATCAATAGCATTAAATTCCGTTAAATTTATTGGAATACATAAATCCATAAAAGCTTGTTTAAACCCCTTAATTTCCTCTAAAGAAGGTTTTCTAAAATTATACATCATTGCCATGACTATAGCTTGAGTTGGATTTATTTTTCCTTTATATAAATCTATTAAAAGATTTTTTGCTTCTTTTTTT
This genomic window contains:
- the trpD gene encoding anthranilate phosphoribosyltransferase → MNNILHSLFLEEKILTKKEAKNLLIDLYKGKINPTQAIVMAMMYNFRKPSLEEIKGFKQAFMDLCIPINLTEFNAIDIVGTGGDGKNTFNISTIACFIVAGTGEKVIKHGSFGFSSQTGSSNILKNLGYTFTNKEENLRKQLETVGFCYLHAPIFHPVLDIISDERKELGFRTIFNTLGPLLNPCNPRNQLLGVNNLELARMYSYIYQNTNKNYAIIHSLDGYDEITLTSDIKCYTSKEERFYSVEELGKKKINPKELKGGKNTEENTRILINILSGEGTFAQNEVALINATFALCLLNTDTIETNYDKAKYSLKSGKAKNILKNLLSL